A part of Mustela erminea isolate mMusErm1 chromosome 9, mMusErm1.Pri, whole genome shotgun sequence genomic DNA contains:
- the LOC116599285 gene encoding olfactory receptor 8B3-like codes for MARGNASFVTEFILEGLTDLPDLQLPLFSLFLVMYMVTMLGNLCLIILIGLNSHLHTPMYFFLFNLSFTDLCYSSVFTPKMLINFTSKENIISYRGCMTQFYFFCFFAISECYVLTSMAYDRYVAICNPLLYNVAMSPKVCSSLMLGSYLMAFSGATAHTGCMLRLTFCDANTVNHYFCDILPLLQLSCTSTYVNELVIFIVAGINVIVPSVTIFFSYGFILSSILRISSTEGRSKAFSTCSSHIIAVFLFFGSFAFMYLKPSSAGSMGRGKISSVFYTNVVPMMNPFIYSLRNKDVKLAVRKTVSRRVF; via the coding sequence ATGGCTCGTGGAAATGCTTCCTTTGTGACTGAATTCATTCTGGAGGGGCTCACAGACCTTCCAGATCTCCAGCTCCCCCTCTTCAGTCTGTTTCTGGTCATGTACATGGTCACTATGTTGGGAAATTTGTGCTTGATAATTCTAATAGGGCTCAATTCACACCtgcacacccccatgtactttttcctcttcaatttgTCCTTCACAGACCTCTGTTATTCTTCTGTGTTTACACCTAAAATGCTGATTAACTTCACATCAAAGGAGAATATTATCTCCTACAGGGGATGCATGacccagttttactttttctgcttttttgctaTTTCTGAATGTTATGTGCTGACATCAATGGCCTAtgatcgctatgtggccatctgtaacccacTCTTATATAATGTTGCCATGTCCCCCAAAGTGTGTTCCAGCCTTATGCTTGGTTCATATTTGATGGCATTTTCAGGTGCCACGGCTCACACAGGATGCATGCTGAGACTGACATTCTGTGATGCAAACACCGTCAACCATTATTTTTGTgacattctccctctgctccagctctCCTGCACCAGCACCTATGTGAATGAGCTGGTGATTTTCATTGTGGCAGGTATCAATGTGATTGTGCCCAGTGTCACCATCTTTTTCTCTTATGGTTTCATCCTGTCCAGCATCCTGCGCATTAGCTCCACTGAGGGCAGGTCGAAAGCCTTCAGCACGTGCAGCTCCCACATAATtgctgttttcctcttctttggctCCTTTGCTTTTATGTATCTTAAACCATCTTCTGCTGGGTCTATGGGTAGGGGGAAAATCTCCTCTGTCTTTTATACCAATGTGGTTCCCATGATGAACCCTTTCATTTACAGCTTGAGAAACAAAGATGTTAAACTTGCTGTGAGAAAAACTGTGAGTAGGAGAGTGTTTTGA